One Desulfonatronovibrio hydrogenovorans DSM 9292 DNA segment encodes these proteins:
- a CDS encoding bactofilin family protein yields MAKDEINAFMGMGTTYQGKLVFKGTVRIDGEFEGEIESDGTLIVGNEAHVRGTINVGQLVLSGALEGDLKAQAKVVLYKQANISGKITTPTLVVEEGAVVKGEINMSPETPEVE; encoded by the coding sequence ATGGCTAAAGATGAAATAAACGCATTCATGGGCATGGGTACCACTTATCAGGGAAAATTAGTTTTCAAGGGGACTGTGCGCATCGATGGCGAGTTTGAAGGTGAAATTGAATCGGACGGGACCCTGATAGTGGGCAATGAAGCCCATGTCAGGGGCACTATTAATGTTGGACAGCTGGTTCTCAGCGGAGCCCTTGAGGGTGATCTCAAGGCCCAGGCCAAGGTTGTCCTTTATAAGCAGGCCAATATCAGTGGCAAAATTACAACTCCGACTCTGGTGGTGGAGGAGGGTGCTGTGGTCAAGGGAGAGATCAATATGAGTCCGGAAACGCCAGAAGTTGAGTAA
- a CDS encoding ATP synthase F0 subunit B, with amino-acid sequence MIDINVTFFIQLVNFLIILLLLNLILYKPIRGMLKKRAEIMSQKVDEIEEFTKSSQDKMQAYRLELDKARVQAQEIRSEFKEAGYHEERKIIDAASEEAGGIVKSAREGVSKDKQSAISILKKEVEKFAAKATDKILSKA; translated from the coding sequence ATGATTGATATTAATGTCACTTTTTTTATTCAACTTGTTAATTTTCTGATCATCCTGTTGCTGCTGAACCTGATTTTGTACAAGCCCATCCGCGGAATGCTGAAGAAGCGGGCTGAAATCATGTCCCAAAAGGTCGATGAGATTGAGGAATTCACCAAGTCTTCCCAGGATAAGATGCAGGCTTACAGACTGGAGCTGGACAAGGCAAGGGTCCAGGCCCAGGAGATCAGGTCCGAGTTCAAAGAAGCAGGTTATCATGAGGAAAGGAAGATAATAGATGCTGCTTCAGAAGAAGCCGGAGGCATTGTCAAAAGCGCCAGGGAAGGGGTGTCCAAAGACAAGCAGTCTGCAATTTCGATTCTGAAGAAGGAAGTTGAGAAGTTTGCTGCCAAGGCAACGGACAAGATTCTGAGCAAGGCATAA